A single Pseudomonas putida DNA region contains:
- a CDS encoding sulfurtransferase TusA family protein, which yields MSDTLTCDAELDASGLNCPLPLLKAKMELNRLASGAVLKVIATDAGSQRDFRTFAQLAGHTLLHETAEAGTYTYWLRKA from the coding sequence ATGAGTGACACCCTGACCTGCGACGCCGAACTCGATGCCAGCGGGCTGAATTGCCCACTGCCGCTGCTGAAGGCGAAGATGGAGCTCAATCGCCTGGCCAGCGGGGCGGTACTCAAGGTTATCGCCACCGATGCCGGTTCGCAGCGCGACTTCCGCACTTTCGCCCAGCTTGCCGGTCATACCCTGCTGCATGAAACGGCCGAGGCCGGTACTTATACCTACTGGCTACGCAAGGCCTGA
- a CDS encoding AI-2E family transporter codes for MFKVLRDWIERYFSDEEAVVLAVLLFLAFTAVLTLGGMLAPVLAGMVLAFLMQGLVNALERVRVPTRLAVMLVFALFMGALAVFMLVLVPLLWHQLITLFNELPGMLGKWQSLLLLLPERYPHLVSDEQVLHAIESVRGEIGKFGQWALTFSLSSLPLLVNAMIYLVLVPILVFFFLKDRELIGRWVSGYLPRQRTLLSRVGSEMNRQIANYIRGKGIEILICGIATYIAFISLGLNYAALLALLVGLSVVVPYVGAVVVTVPVTLIALFQWGWGDQFIFLMTVYAIIQALDGNVLVPLLFSEAVSLHPVAIICAVLLFGGLWGFWGIFFAIPLATLIKAVLDAWPRQEPSVSPML; via the coding sequence ATGTTCAAAGTGCTTCGCGACTGGATAGAGCGCTACTTCTCCGATGAGGAAGCAGTGGTGCTGGCGGTCCTGCTGTTCCTGGCCTTCACCGCAGTGCTCACCCTCGGCGGCATGCTCGCGCCGGTGCTGGCGGGCATGGTCCTGGCGTTCCTTATGCAGGGCCTGGTCAACGCCCTGGAGCGCGTGCGGGTGCCGACCCGGCTGGCGGTGATGCTGGTGTTTGCCCTGTTCATGGGGGCGCTGGCGGTGTTCATGCTGGTGCTGGTGCCGCTGCTCTGGCATCAGCTGATCACGTTGTTCAACGAACTGCCGGGGATGCTTGGCAAATGGCAGTCGCTGTTGCTGCTGCTGCCCGAGCGGTATCCGCACCTGGTGTCGGACGAGCAGGTGCTGCATGCGATCGAGTCGGTGCGGGGCGAAATCGGCAAGTTCGGCCAATGGGCGCTGACCTTCTCGCTGTCGAGCCTGCCACTGCTGGTCAATGCGATGATCTACCTGGTGCTGGTGCCGATCCTGGTGTTCTTTTTCCTCAAGGACCGCGAGCTGATCGGGCGCTGGGTCAGTGGCTACCTGCCGCGCCAGCGTACCTTGCTGAGCCGGGTGGGCAGCGAGATGAACCGCCAGATCGCCAACTACATTCGCGGCAAGGGCATCGAGATCCTGATCTGTGGGATAGCCACCTACATCGCCTTCATCAGCCTGGGCCTCAATTACGCCGCGCTGCTGGCGTTGCTGGTGGGGTTGTCGGTGGTGGTGCCCTACGTGGGCGCTGTGGTGGTGACCGTGCCGGTGACGCTGATCGCGCTGTTCCAGTGGGGTTGGGGCGACCAGTTCATCTTCCTGATGACGGTGTACGCGATCATCCAGGCGCTGGATGGCAACGTGCTGGTGCCGCTGCTGTTCTCTGAGGCGGTGAGCCTGCACCCGGTGGCGATCATCTGTGCGGTGTTGCTGTTTGGCGGGCTGTGGGGGTTCTGGGGGATCTTCTTTGCGATCCCGCTGGCGACCTTGATCAAGGCT
- a CDS encoding M48 family metalloprotease: MNLLRPTLLALACLMALPGHADDLPSLGDASSAIVSPKQEHDLGRAWLSLLRGQVNQLNDPQLKDYVETTVYRLAETSQLQDRRLEFILIDSRELNAFAAPGGIVGVNGGLFLNAQTEGEYASVLAHELAHLSQRHFARGVEAQQRMQLPMMAALLAGIVLAAGGAGDAGIGMIAGTQAAAIQEQRRFSRQNEQEADRVGIQNLEKAGYDPRNMPTMFERLARQYRYDAKPPEFLLTHPVTESRIADTRNRAEQAPKGGVEDSQRYQLIRARVALTYEGTPGLAAKRFRAQLDEDPKLDAARYGLALAQIKGGQLNEARENLKPLLAKAPNDITYNLAQIDLDITNNRLADAQQRAERMQGLYPGNYPLKQVRADLLVKQNKPAEAEKVLDDLLKSRPDDPDVWYDMAEVRGLSGNTIGLHRARAEYFTLVGDFDQAIQQLDYAKRRAGSNFPLASQIDQRQREIMEQKRMVMEMMGR, translated from the coding sequence ATGAATCTACTGCGCCCCACCCTGCTGGCGCTGGCCTGCCTGATGGCCCTCCCTGGCCATGCCGACGACCTGCCGTCACTGGGCGACGCCAGCTCCGCGATCGTCTCGCCGAAACAGGAGCACGACCTCGGTCGCGCCTGGCTGAGCCTGCTGCGCGGGCAGGTCAACCAGCTGAACGACCCGCAGCTCAAGGACTACGTCGAAACCACCGTCTACCGCCTGGCCGAAACCAGCCAACTGCAAGACCGGCGCCTGGAATTCATCCTGATCGACAGCCGCGAGCTCAACGCCTTCGCTGCCCCTGGTGGTATCGTCGGCGTCAACGGTGGCCTGTTCCTCAATGCCCAGACCGAAGGCGAGTACGCCTCGGTACTGGCGCACGAACTGGCGCACTTGTCGCAGCGCCACTTCGCCCGTGGCGTCGAGGCCCAGCAGCGCATGCAACTACCAATGATGGCTGCCCTGCTGGCCGGTATCGTGCTGGCGGCCGGGGGCGCTGGCGATGCCGGCATCGGCATGATCGCCGGCACCCAGGCTGCGGCGATTCAGGAGCAACGGCGCTTCTCGCGGCAGAACGAGCAGGAGGCTGACCGCGTCGGCATCCAGAACCTGGAAAAGGCCGGCTACGATCCGCGCAATATGCCAACCATGTTCGAGCGCCTGGCGCGCCAGTACCGCTACGATGCCAAACCACCAGAATTCCTGCTGACTCACCCGGTAACCGAATCGCGTATCGCCGACACCCGCAACCGCGCCGAGCAGGCGCCCAAGGGCGGCGTCGAGGACAGCCAGCGCTACCAGCTGATCCGCGCCCGCGTTGCCCTGACCTACGAGGGCACCCCTGGCCTTGCAGCCAAGCGCTTCCGCGCCCAGCTCGACGAAGACCCGAAACTGGACGCTGCGCGCTATGGCCTGGCCTTGGCGCAGATCAAGGGCGGCCAGCTCAACGAAGCGCGGGAAAACCTCAAGCCATTGCTGGCCAAGGCGCCCAACGACATCACTTACAACCTCGCGCAGATCGACCTGGATATCACCAACAACCGCCTGGCCGACGCGCAGCAGCGCGCCGAGCGCATGCAGGGGCTGTACCCGGGCAACTACCCGCTGAAACAGGTGCGTGCCGACCTGTTGGTGAAACAGAACAAGCCGGCCGAGGCCGAGAAGGTGCTGGACGACCTGCTCAAGAGCCGGCCGGATGACCCGGACGTGTGGTACGACATGGCTGAAGTGCGCGGGCTGTCGGGCAACACCATCGGCCTGCACCGGGCGCGCGCGGAATACTTCACCCTGGTGGGGGATTTCGACCAGGCGATCCAGCAGCTGGACTACGCCAAGCGCCGGGCGGGCAGCAACTTCCCGCTGGCATCGCAGATCGACCAGCGCCAGCGCGAGATCATGGAGCAGAAGCGCATGGTTATGGAAATGATGGGGCGCTGA
- a CDS encoding YdgA family protein: MKKSVGILSGLAIAIAVVTTAGAWYTGKQLPAELDNAVSRSNEQLKKALVNYGGSMTVELVSLDQHFFSSTAQYRLKAKDINLGHGEVVSFDLGMTDQIEHGPFPWSRVKALKLLPVLAASNSSLQKDDLTAPWFAAAGEQSPISAHTSLGFSGNVDSNITVAPLKRTEANGSSLDFSGMSLEVSGDQEGKASKFHGSADRFEIKLVGEDHPPATIELSGLKVGGNLAASKHDAVYVGNVDLLLAEAKATLGAKQQVLVLKGLEQNVLQTLDGPDTVGGRVDYRVADITWDGRAVGNAQMGVSIKSLNAPALQSLSKWYQAHLPEFEAAQAAGQPVPEIQMDEAEKARFHGDLQQLLASRPKLAIENLAFRTANGESRFDLSMDFASPASFDLPPDQLSKQLITEVKSKLSLSKPMIGDLATLQALLEGQTDAQVIAAQSSQAGEMVGMMALQSGMATVQGNDVVSSLHYADGMVDFNGKKMTVEQFAMLLAAHFAAMQPEG; encoded by the coding sequence ATGAAGAAATCAGTAGGCATCCTTTCCGGCCTGGCCATCGCCATTGCCGTCGTCACTACCGCTGGCGCCTGGTACACCGGCAAGCAGTTGCCTGCGGAGCTGGACAACGCCGTCAGCCGCAGCAACGAACAGCTCAAGAAGGCCCTGGTCAACTATGGCGGCAGCATGACTGTCGAACTGGTCTCGCTCGATCAGCATTTCTTCAGCAGCACGGCGCAGTACCGGCTCAAGGCCAAGGACATCAATCTTGGCCATGGCGAAGTGGTCAGTTTCGACCTTGGCATGACCGACCAGATAGAGCACGGCCCGTTCCCCTGGTCGCGGGTCAAGGCACTGAAGCTGTTGCCGGTGCTGGCCGCGAGCAACAGCAGCCTGCAGAAGGACGACCTCACCGCGCCGTGGTTCGCTGCGGCTGGTGAGCAGTCGCCGATCAGCGCGCACACCAGCCTGGGCTTCTCGGGCAACGTCGACAGCAACATCACTGTGGCGCCGCTCAAGCGCACCGAAGCCAACGGCAGCAGCCTGGACTTCTCGGGCATGTCGCTGGAGGTCAGCGGTGACCAGGAAGGCAAGGCGTCGAAGTTCCATGGCAGCGCGGATCGTTTCGAAATCAAGCTGGTCGGCGAGGACCATCCGCCGGCCACTATCGAACTCTCGGGCCTGAAGGTCGGCGGCAATCTGGCAGCCAGCAAGCATGACGCCGTGTACGTCGGCAATGTCGACCTGCTGCTGGCCGAGGCCAAAGCGACCTTGGGGGCCAAGCAACAGGTGCTGGTGCTCAAGGGCCTTGAACAGAACGTCCTGCAGACACTGGATGGCCCGGACACCGTGGGTGGCCGCGTAGATTACCGAGTGGCAGACATCACCTGGGACGGCCGTGCGGTTGGCAACGCGCAGATGGGTGTGAGCATCAAGTCGCTCAACGCGCCGGCCTTGCAGTCGCTGTCCAAATGGTACCAGGCCCACCTGCCGGAGTTCGAAGCGGCACAGGCTGCGGGCCAGCCGGTGCCGGAAATCCAGATGGACGAGGCGGAAAAAGCCAGGTTCCACGGCGATCTGCAACAGTTGCTGGCTTCCAGGCCGAAGCTGGCCATCGAGAACCTGGCGTTCCGCACTGCCAATGGCGAGAGCCGTTTCGACCTGTCGATGGATTTCGCCAGCCCGGCCTCGTTCGACCTGCCGCCTGACCAGTTGAGCAAGCAGCTGATCACCGAGGTGAAGAGCAAGCTGTCGTTGTCCAAGCCGATGATCGGTGACCTGGCGACGTTGCAGGCGCTGCTGGAGGGGCAGACCGATGCCCAGGTGATTGCCGCGCAATCGAGCCAGGCCGGGGAGATGGTCGGCATGATGGCGCTGCAGAGCGGCATGGCCACCGTGCAGGGCAACGATGTTGTTTCGAGCCTGCACTATGCAGACGGCATGGTCGACTTCAACGGCAAGAAGATGACCGTCGAACAGTTCGCCATGCTGTTGGCGGCGCATTTCGCAGCCATGCAGCCAGAGGGCTGA
- a CDS encoding APC family permease: MQHDHNATGNGQFRKSLRLWHVVIIGLAYLTPMTVFDTFGIVSGITSGHVPSAYLLALAGVLFTAVSYGTLVRRFPQSGSAYTYTQRAINPHVGFLVGWSSLLDYLLLPMVNALLAKLYLSAMFPEVPAWMWVAGFVTLISLINMRSINLVAHFNLLFVIVQLMIMSVFIYLCVRGLDQGEGLGTTWSLTPFADSQTQLSALAAGATILCFSFLGFDAVTCLSEETKDPGKIIPRAIFLTALIGGVVFIGVSYFMQAYFPTNARFHDPEAALPEIALYVGGKLFQSIFIACTVINTIASGLASQTSVSRLLYVMGRDNVIPSGVFARLHPRYKTPVVNIAVVGVIALSAIFFDLVTATSIINFGALVAFSFVNLSVICHCYLREGNRQGLANKMKYLVLPTIGFCIIAKLWLDLNEHSLIFGGLWAVAGLIHLAWLTKAFRVAPPNYVAE, encoded by the coding sequence ATGCAGCATGACCACAACGCCACCGGCAACGGCCAATTCCGTAAATCCCTGCGCCTCTGGCACGTAGTCATCATCGGCCTGGCGTACCTCACGCCAATGACCGTGTTCGACACTTTCGGCATCGTGTCCGGCATTACCTCTGGCCACGTTCCCAGCGCCTACTTGCTGGCCCTGGCCGGCGTCCTGTTCACCGCCGTGAGTTACGGCACACTGGTACGCCGCTTCCCGCAGTCCGGCTCCGCCTACACCTACACCCAACGCGCCATCAACCCGCACGTGGGTTTCCTGGTCGGCTGGTCTTCGCTGCTTGATTACCTGTTGCTGCCCATGGTCAACGCGCTGCTGGCCAAGCTCTACCTCTCGGCCATGTTCCCCGAGGTGCCAGCGTGGATGTGGGTGGCCGGCTTCGTCACCCTGATCAGCCTGATCAACATGCGCAGCATCAACCTGGTCGCGCACTTCAACCTGCTGTTCGTGATCGTGCAGCTGATGATCATGTCGGTGTTCATCTACCTCTGCGTGCGCGGGCTGGACCAGGGTGAAGGGCTGGGGACCACCTGGAGCCTGACGCCTTTCGCCGACTCGCAGACGCAGCTCAGCGCCCTGGCAGCCGGCGCAACCATCCTGTGCTTCTCGTTCCTGGGCTTTGACGCAGTGACTTGCCTGTCCGAAGAAACCAAGGATCCGGGCAAGATCATTCCGCGTGCGATCTTCCTCACCGCCCTGATCGGTGGCGTCGTGTTCATCGGTGTGTCGTACTTCATGCAGGCGTACTTCCCGACCAACGCTCGCTTCCATGACCCGGAAGCGGCACTGCCGGAAATCGCCCTGTACGTCGGTGGCAAGCTGTTCCAGTCGATCTTCATCGCCTGCACGGTCATTAACACCATCGCCTCGGGCCTGGCTTCGCAGACCAGCGTATCGCGCCTGTTGTACGTGATGGGCCGCGACAATGTGATCCCGAGCGGCGTGTTCGCCCGCCTGCATCCGCGCTACAAGACCCCGGTGGTGAACATTGCCGTGGTCGGCGTGATTGCCCTCTCGGCGATCTTCTTCGACCTGGTCACCGCCACCTCGATCATCAACTTCGGCGCGCTGGTAGCGTTCAGCTTCGTCAACCTGTCGGTGATCTGCCATTGCTACCTGCGTGAGGGCAATCGCCAGGGGCTGGCCAACAAGATGAAGTACCTGGTCCTGCCGACCATCGGCTTCTGCATCATCGCCAAGCTCTGGCTTGACCTCAACGAACATTCGTTGATATTCGGCGGCCTGTGGGCAGTGGCGGGGCTGATACACCTGGCCTGGCTGACCAAAGCCTTCCGTGTCGCACCACCGAACTACGTCGCTGAATGA
- the nadA gene encoding quinolinate synthase NadA, with the protein MTQISERLLVQAHLDAKQPNPLTAEQEAEYRAAIAAELKAQNAVLVAHYYCDPVIQALAEETGGCVSDSLEMARFGKNHPAETVIVAGVRFMGETAKILTPEKRVLMPTLEATCSLDLGCPVEEFSAFCDQHPERTVVVYANTSAAVKARADWVVTSSCALEIVESLMDNGETIIWGPDQHLGRYIQKQTGADMLLWDGACIVHEEFKSRQLADMKALYPDAAILVHPESPEAVIELADAVGSTSQLIKAAQTLPNKTFIVATDRGIFYKMQQLCPDKEFVEAPTAGNGAACRSCAHCPWMAMNTLERVLHCLRNGGDEIFVDPALVPKAIKPLNRMLDFTQAARLKLSGNA; encoded by the coding sequence ATGACCCAGATTTCCGAACGCCTGTTGGTTCAGGCCCACCTTGACGCCAAGCAGCCGAACCCGCTGACTGCCGAGCAGGAGGCCGAATACCGTGCGGCCATCGCTGCCGAGCTGAAAGCGCAGAATGCCGTGCTGGTGGCTCATTACTACTGCGACCCGGTCATTCAGGCGTTGGCCGAAGAGACCGGCGGTTGCGTGTCCGATTCACTTGAAATGGCCCGGTTCGGCAAGAACCACCCGGCCGAGACGGTGATCGTCGCCGGTGTGCGTTTCATGGGCGAAACCGCCAAGATCCTCACCCCGGAAAAGCGCGTGCTGATGCCAACCCTGGAGGCCACCTGCTCGCTCGACCTGGGCTGCCCGGTCGAAGAGTTCTCGGCCTTCTGCGACCAGCATCCGGAGCGTACCGTGGTGGTATACGCCAACACCTCCGCTGCCGTGAAGGCGCGGGCCGATTGGGTGGTGACGTCGAGCTGCGCGCTGGAAATCGTCGAAAGCCTGATGGACAACGGTGAAACCATCATCTGGGGGCCGGACCAGCACCTGGGCCGCTACATCCAGAAGCAGACGGGTGCCGACATGCTGCTGTGGGACGGTGCCTGCATCGTTCACGAAGAGTTCAAGTCGCGCCAGCTGGCCGACATGAAGGCGCTGTATCCGGATGCCGCCATCCTGGTGCACCCAGAGTCGCCGGAAGCGGTGATCGAACTGGCCGACGCGGTGGGCTCCACCAGCCAGCTGATCAAGGCGGCGCAGACTCTGCCGAACAAGACCTTCATCGTCGCTACCGACCGCGGCATCTTCTACAAGATGCAGCAGTTGTGCCCGGACAAGGAATTCGTCGAAGCGCCGACCGCCGGTAACGGCGCGGCGTGCCGCAGCTGCGCGCACTGCCCCTGGATGGCGATGAATACCCTGGAGCGGGTGCTGCATTGCCTGCGTAACGGCGGCGATGAGATTTTCGTCGATCCGGCGCTGGTGCCCAAGGCGATCAAACCGTTGAACCGCATGCTGGATTTTACCCAGGCAGCTCGCCTGAAACTCTCCGGTAACGCCTGA